AATGTTAACTTGAATATATACTTCTATATTTGATTTTTGGGTTATATTTATTGAATATGGGAAATTGCTTTTGTAATAAGCTTTTGAATATATATTATTAATGCTTCTTCCTATATCTTTTTTTCTTGTATTATCCATATTAATACTCCTTTCAGAATTCTTTTATCACTCCTTATCTATCATTTCCTCTCCAATCTTTTCATTTTTCATGTAATAATCTATAGGATTTATTGTACTAGCATTTTTAGGATCTATTTTAATTACTTTTTTTATGTTTATATTATAAGACATCATTTAATCTTCCTTTCTAAGATAAATTTCAAACACTTTTTAACTTTTTTTCTCTTTCAGATTTCTTTTAATTTTTCTTAGCATATCATTCCAATCCTTGTATTCACGAGTTGGACATCTAAGATAAAAATCTAGCTCTTGAGATAGATTGACAATAAATTCAAATCCTGCATTATCATTATCAACACATACATAACATGATTTCATGTCATTATATATTTCTAAATAATTGTTGATAACTGAAGATTTTAATCCGGCCATAGATACAAATAATGTAGTCTTTAGAAATTCTATGTTATCTTCCAGACAACAATATGATAATAAATCTATAGTAGTTTCAAAAAAACATATTTTATCTACATTAGTCCCAAACTTAATTGAAAATCCATACCCAATCTTTGATCCTTCTCCTACTTGTTTAAATCTTACTTTATCAAGAGTACCAACTATTTCAGCTCCTACAATTTTTCCTGTTATAGGATCATAGAAAGGAAATATTGCATTACCATATTCCTTTTGCTGAAACAATAATCCGTTTTTTACTAAGTATTGTATGTATTTTTTATTAATACCTCTAGTTTTCATTAGATAGGCTATTGCCCTATGTTGGTCTTTATTTAATTCTGGTAGCTCAAATGTTACATTCTTTTTTTTCTCATTCATGTAATGCTCTTTTTTACTAACAATATTGGATGTACCTAATAGATCGCTAACAGCATCCCAAAAGTCCAAATTATAAACTTCCATTACACAATCTATGGATGTACCTCCTTTTCCTCCGGTAAACCATTTATACGTACAGCCTCTTATATAAAGTCCTCCATATCCTCTAACTTTATATCTACCTTTAGTATCATGTTTTTCCACACACTCACCTTTTCGCGTGAAATATTCTACTAGGTCAACATTTCTTGCATCATATATTAGTTTCTTTTGCTCTGGTGTATATCCCATTTTTTATTCACTTCCTAAGGAAATTGTAAAATTTTACTCTTACTAACTTTTTTATTGCAACTAAAAATTTTTGTTGTTTCATAGTATGATCGTGATTTATTGTATATCCGGTCAAATTTTATTATACTGTTGATTTCTTTGTTGTCTAGTTCATACTTGTCTATATATATTTTTTCATTTACTTTCATATACATAATATCATATATGTATAATTTATATTTATTAACATCTTGACTAGCACACAATACAGTCCCATGGAATGCAT
This sequence is a window from Vallitalea longa. Protein-coding genes within it:
- a CDS encoding DUF3991 and TOPRIM domain-containing protein — protein: MGYTPEQKKLIYDARNVDLVEYFTRKGECVEKHDTKGRYKVRGYGGLYIRGCTYKWFTGGKGGTSIDCVMEVYNLDFWDAVSDLLGTSNIVSKKEHYMNEKKKNVTFELPELNKDQHRAIAYLMKTRGINKKYIQYLVKNGLLFQQKEYGNAIFPFYDPITGKIVGAEIVGTLDKVRFKQVGEGSKIGYGFSIKFGTNVDKICFFETTIDLLSYCCLEDNIEFLKTTLFVSMAGLKSSVINNYLEIYNDMKSCYVCVDNDNAGFEFIVNLSQELDFYLRCPTREYKDWNDMLRKIKRNLKEKKS